From one Lotus japonicus ecotype B-129 chromosome 3, LjGifu_v1.2 genomic stretch:
- the LOC130747805 gene encoding FCS-Like Zinc finger 10 isoform X2 — translation MADSSSNFSLSLIRQRSFSIFHSSGSRIGIAAAKGSPDSESVWSPTSPLDFKLLNLSNPFSANSSKPFQTGHKKNLDCRKIGLGIVSSLVNETKLSSETHGDSKRGTIIFGPQVKKTSLLKFSKNNHESIASDLKSNSLPKNYVVSLPSETKSPKSEEESFDDINWDSEGFRTTVTSLPDSSRSSPLKNLNSRNNDFFEENTASAISLPSPLNNSLKNISSSLPITIDFSKGHIGSLSAKEIELSEDYTCIISHGPNPKRTHIFGDCILECHNNDFTEFSKKEETAFRSSGPSFSAGSAPLPFDNVLSFCYSCNKKLDEGEDIDMFRSEEILVEEEMEKNCSNSVESSPESSYHDLFLKGLFVSK, via the exons ATGGCTGATTCTTCTTCCAATTTTTCTTTGAGCCTAATAAGACAAAGAAGCTTCTCAATTTTCCACAGCTCTGGTTCTAGGATAGGGATTGCTGCTGCAAAAGGTTCACCAGATTCCGAATCCGTTTGGAGCCCCACATCTCCTCTTGATTTCAAACTCTTAAATCTCAGCAACCCTTTCAGTGCCAATTCTTCTAAACCATTCCAAACAGGGCATAAGAAGAATCTAGATTGCCGTAAAATAGGCCTTGGCATAGTAAGTTCCCTTGTTAATGAAACCAAACTTAGTAGTGAGACTCATGGTGACTCTAAGAGGGGAACCATCATTTTTGGACCACAGGTGAAGAAGACTAGCCTTCTTAAATTCTCCAAGAACAACCATGAATCTATTGCATCTGATTTGAAATCTAATTCCTTGCCAAAAAACTATGTAGTATCACTTCCTTCTGAAACCAAAAGTCCCAAATCTGAAGAGGAAAGCTTTGATGATATCAATTGGGATTCTGAAGGTTTTAGAACTACTGTGACTTCTTTGCCTGATTCCTCTAGGTCTTCTCCATTAAAAAACTTGAATTCGCGAAACAATGATTTCTTTGAAGAAAATACAGCTTCAGCAATAAGTTTGCCTTCACCATTGAATAATTCCTTAAAAAATATATCAAGTTCACTTCCAATAACCATTGATTTTAGCAAAGGACATATAGGCTCACTATCTGCAAAAGAGATAGAACTTTCTGAGGATtatacttgtataatttctcATGGTCCAAACCCTAAGAGAACACACATTTTTGGTGACTGCATTTTGGAATGTCACAACAATGACTTCACTGAGttcagcaagaaggaagaaactgCTTTCAGATCTTCTGGTCCTTCATTTTCAGCAGGATCAGCACCTCTTCCTTTTGACAATGTTTTGAGCTTTTGTTACTCATGTAACAAGAAATTAGATGAGGGGGAAGACATTGACATGTTCAG ATCAGAGGAAATTTTGGTGGAAGAGGAAATGGAGAAAAATTGTAGTAACTCAGTAGAGAGCTCTCCCGAATCAAGTTACCATGATCTGTTCTTGAAGGGGCTGTTTGTGTCCAAATAA
- the LOC130747805 gene encoding FCS-Like Zinc finger 10 isoform X1, which translates to MADSSSNFSLSLIRQRSFSIFHSSGSRIGIAAAKGSPDSESVWSPTSPLDFKLLNLSNPFSANSSKPFQTGHKKNLDCRKIGLGIVSSLVNETKLSSETHGDSKRGTIIFGPQVKKTSLLKFSKNNHESIASDLKSNSLPKNYVVSLPSETKSPKSEEESFDDINWDSEGFRTTVTSLPDSSRSSPLKNLNSRNNDFFEENTASAISLPSPLNNSLKNISSSLPITIDFSKGHIGSLSAKEIELSEDYTCIISHGPNPKRTHIFGDCILECHNNDFTEFSKKEETAFRSSGPSFSAGSAPLPFDNVLSFCYSCNKKLDEGEDIDMFRGKKAFCCFKCRSEEILVEEEMEKNCSNSVESSPESSYHDLFLKGLFVSK; encoded by the exons ATGGCTGATTCTTCTTCCAATTTTTCTTTGAGCCTAATAAGACAAAGAAGCTTCTCAATTTTCCACAGCTCTGGTTCTAGGATAGGGATTGCTGCTGCAAAAGGTTCACCAGATTCCGAATCCGTTTGGAGCCCCACATCTCCTCTTGATTTCAAACTCTTAAATCTCAGCAACCCTTTCAGTGCCAATTCTTCTAAACCATTCCAAACAGGGCATAAGAAGAATCTAGATTGCCGTAAAATAGGCCTTGGCATAGTAAGTTCCCTTGTTAATGAAACCAAACTTAGTAGTGAGACTCATGGTGACTCTAAGAGGGGAACCATCATTTTTGGACCACAGGTGAAGAAGACTAGCCTTCTTAAATTCTCCAAGAACAACCATGAATCTATTGCATCTGATTTGAAATCTAATTCCTTGCCAAAAAACTATGTAGTATCACTTCCTTCTGAAACCAAAAGTCCCAAATCTGAAGAGGAAAGCTTTGATGATATCAATTGGGATTCTGAAGGTTTTAGAACTACTGTGACTTCTTTGCCTGATTCCTCTAGGTCTTCTCCATTAAAAAACTTGAATTCGCGAAACAATGATTTCTTTGAAGAAAATACAGCTTCAGCAATAAGTTTGCCTTCACCATTGAATAATTCCTTAAAAAATATATCAAGTTCACTTCCAATAACCATTGATTTTAGCAAAGGACATATAGGCTCACTATCTGCAAAAGAGATAGAACTTTCTGAGGATtatacttgtataatttctcATGGTCCAAACCCTAAGAGAACACACATTTTTGGTGACTGCATTTTGGAATGTCACAACAATGACTTCACTGAGttcagcaagaaggaagaaactgCTTTCAGATCTTCTGGTCCTTCATTTTCAGCAGGATCAGCACCTCTTCCTTTTGACAATGTTTTGAGCTTTTGTTACTCATGTAACAAGAAATTAGATGAGGGGGAAGACATTGACATGTTCAG AGGTAAGAAAGCATTTTGCTGTTTTAAGTGTAGATCAGAGGAAATTTTGGTGGAAGAGGAAATGGAGAAAAATTGTAGTAACTCAGTAGAGAGCTCTCCCGAATCAAGTTACCATGATCTGTTCTTGAAGGGGCTGTTTGTGTCCAAATAA
- the LOC130749516 gene encoding pentatricopeptide repeat-containing protein At3g16010, whose product MLPGSSATRRSISTSPLLSQRLKQTENEIVKMFSMPNPEEEENHSIPMRGGSSVLRRSPNNARVLDERFIRILKIFKWGPDAEKALEVLKLKLDARLVREILKIDVEVNVKIQFFKWAGKRRNFEHDLTTYMALIRCLDEHKLFGEMWKTIQEMVKSAWCAIGPTELSEVVRILGRAKMVNKALSVFYQVKARKCRPTASTYNSVILMLMQEGHLEKVHELYNEMCTEGHCYPDTVTYSALVSAFAKLNRDDSAIRLFDEMKENGLQPTEKIYTTLMGIYFKLGRVDEALGLVHEMRMRRCSPTVFTYTELIRGLGKSGRVEDAYMIYKNMLKDGCKPDVVLMNNLINILGRSDHLKDALQLFDEMKLLNCTPNVVTYNTIIKSLFESKAPPSEASLWFERMKKDGVSPSSFTYSILIDGFCKTNRVEKALLLLEEMDEKGFPPCPAAYCSLINSLGKAKRYEAANELFQELKENCGRSSARVYAVMIKHFGKCGRFNEAVNLFNEMKKLGCIPDVYAYNALMTGMVREDMMDAAFSLFRTMEENGCTPDINSHNIILNGLARTGGPKRAMEMFTKMKSSAIKPDAVSYNTILGCLSRAGQFEEAAKLMKEMSSKGFQYDLITYSSILEAVGKVDEA is encoded by the exons ATGCTTCCTGGATCCAGTGCTACAAGAAGAAGCATATCAACTTCCCCTCTTCTCTCTCAGAGATTAAAGCAAACAG AAAATGAGATTGTCAAAATGTTTAGCATGCCTAACcccgaagaagaagaaaaccacaGCATTCCCATGAGAGGAGGGAGCAGCGTGTTGAGGAGAAGCCCCAACAATGCTCGGGTATTGGATGAGAGATTCATCAGGATTTTGAAAATATTCAAATGGGGACCTGATGCAGAAAAGGCATTGGAagtgctgaagctgaagcttgaTGCACGCTTGGTTCGCGAGATTTTGAAGATAGATGTTGAGGTCAATGTGAAGATTCAGTTCTTCAAGTGGGCTGGGAAGAGAAGGAACTTTGAGCATGATTTGACGACGTACATGGCTTTGATACGGTGTTTGGATGAGCATAAGCTGTTTGGTGAAATGTGGAAGACGATACAGGAGATGGTGAAGAGCGCGTGGTGCGCGATTGGTCCTACTGAGTTGTCTGAGGTTGTGAGAATCTTGGGCAGGGCTAAGATGGTTAACAAGGCGTTGTCTGTGTTTTATCAGGTGAAGGCTCGAAAGTGCAGACCTACAGCTAGCACTTACAACTCTGTTATTTTGATGTTGATGCAAGAGGGGCATCTTGAGAAAGTTCACGAGCTGTATAATGAGATGTGCACCGAGGGTCATTGTTATCCTGACACGGTCACGTATAGTGCGCTTGTGTCAGCATTTGCGAAGCTTAATCGTGACGATTCTGCTATTAGGTTGTTTGATGAGATGAAGGAGAATGGATTGCAGCCCACAGAGAAAATTTATACGACGTTAATGGGAATATACTTTAAGTTGGGTAGGGTTGATGAAGCTCTGGGCCTAGTCCATGAGATGAGAATGCGGCGGTGTTCCCCGACTGTATTTACCTACACTGAATTGATAAGGGGTTTGGGAAAATCTGGGAGGGTCGAAGACGCGTACATGATATACAAGAATATGCTAAAAGATGGTTGTAAACCTGATGTTGTTCTGATGAATAATTTGATTAACATTTTGGGTAGATCAGATCATTTAAAAGATGCTCTTCAGCTTTTTGATGAAATGAAATTGCTGAATTGCACACCCAATGTGGTGACATATAATACCATCATCAAATCCTTATTTGAGTCCAAAGCTCCTCCTTCTGAGGCTTCTTTATGGTTTGAGAGGATGAAAAAAGATGGAGTTTCCCCCAGCTCATTTACTTATTCAATTCTCATTGATGGTTTCTGCAAAACAAATAGAGTTGAGAAGGCTTTGTTACTTCTTGAGGAGATGGATGAAAAAGGTTTTCCACCTTGTCCTGCTGCCTACTGCAGCCTAATCAATAGCCTTGGAAAAGCAAAGCGCTATGAGGCTGCAAATGAACTATTCCAGGAATTAAAAGAGAACTGTGGACGTTCAAGTGCTCGTGTGTATGCTGTAATGATTAAGCATTTTGGAAAGTGTGGGCGGTTTAATGAAGCTGTCAATCTTTTTAATGAGATGAAAAAACTTGGATGCATCCCTGATGTCTATGCTTATAATGCTCTCATGACTGGGATGGTAAGGGAAGACATGATGGATGCCGCTTTTTCCTTGTTTAGAACCATGGAAGAAAATGGCTGTACCCCAGATATAAATTCTCATAACATTATCTTAAACGGCTTAGCTAGGACTGGTGGTCCAAAGCGTGCTATGGAAATGTTTACAAAAATGAAGAGTTCTGCTATTAAGCCAGATGCGGTTTCTTACAACACAATTCTTGGTTGTCTTAGCCGAGCAGGTCAGTTTGAAGAGGCTGCAAAACTTATGAAGGAGATGAGTTCAAAGGGATTCCAGTATGATCTCATCACCTACTCTTCAATACTTGAGGCAGTTGGTAAGGTTGATGAAGCATGA
- the LOC130743268 gene encoding heat shock 70 kDa protein 14-like: MSVVGFDFGNESCIVAVARQRGIDVVLNDESKRETPAIVCFGDKQRFLGTAGASSTMMNPKNSISQLKRLIGRQFADPELQRDLKSLPFAVTEGPDGFPLIHARYLGETRTFTPTQVFGMMLSNLKEIAQKNLNAAVVDCCIGIPIYFTDLQRRAVLDAATIAGLHPLRLFHETTATALAYGIYKTDLPENDPLNVAFVDVGHASMQVCIAGYKKGQLKVLAHSYDRSLGGRDFDEVLFNHFVAKFKEQYKIDVLQNARACLRLRAACEKLKKVLSANPEAPLNIECLMDEKDVRGHIKRDEFEQLSLPILERVKGPLEKALAEAGLTIEDVHMVEVVGSGSRVPAINKILTEFFKKEPRRTMNASECVARGCALQCAILSPTFKVREFQVNESFPFSISLSWKGSDSDAPDSGADNKPSTLVFPKGNPIPSFKQLTFFRTGTFSIDVQYDDVSGLTTPAKISSYTIGPFQSTKGEKAKVKVKVRLNLHGIVYVESATLIEEEEIEVPVAKESAGESTKMETDDASAPPSSNDNDVNMQDATTIPADTPGAENGIPEAGDKPVQMDTDTKVEAPKKKVKKTNVPVAEIVYGAMASVDVQKAVEKEFEMALQDRVMEETKDKKNAVEAYVYDMRNKLSDKYQEFVTPSDRDSLMAILQEVEDWLYEEGEDETKGVYVAKLEELKKRGDPIEERYKEYTDRGAVIDQLVYCINSYREAAMSNDPKFEHIDINEKQKVLTECVEAENWLREKKLQQDSLPKHANPVLLSADIGKRAEAVDKFCKPIMTKPKPVKPATPEPATPPPQGGDQQQQQQQPPQGDANASPNENAGESGDQVPPASTEPMETEKPDNTGSA; the protein is encoded by the exons ATGAGCGTGGTCGGTTTTGATTTCGGTAACGAGAGCTGCATTGTTGCTGTTGCGAGGCAAAGGGGGATTGATGTTGTGCTCAACGATGAGTCCAAGCGGGAGACCCCGGCGATTGTGTGCTTTGGTGACAAGCAGCGGTTCCTTGGAACAGCTGGGGCATCGTCTACTATGATGAATCCAAAGAATTCGATCTCGCAGCTTAAGAGGTTGATTGGCAGACAGTTTGCTGATCCGGAATTGCAGCGGGATCTGAAGTCGTTGCCTTTTGCTGTCACGGAAGGACCTGATGGATTTCCGTTGATTCACGCACGGTACCTGGGTGAAACTAGAACATTCACACCTACCCAAGTATTTGGAATGATGTTGTCAAATCTTAAAGAAATAGCCCAGAAGAATTTGAATGCAGCTGTTGTTGATTGCTGTATTGGAATTCCGATTTATTTTACTGATCTTCAGAGGAGAGCCGTCTTGGATGCAGCCACTATTGCAGGCTTGCATCCACTTCGCTTGTTCCATGAAACCACTGCAACTGCCTTGGCATATGGAATTTATAAGACTGATCTTCCTGAGAATGATCCGCTGAATGTTGCCTTTGTTGATGTTGGACATGCTAGCATGCAAGTCTGCATTGCTGGATATAAGAAGGGGCAGCTGAAAGTGTTGGCCCATTCTTATGATAGGTCTCTGGGTGGGAGGGACTTTGATGAGGTCCTATTCAATCATTTTGTTGCAAAATTTAAGGAGCAGTACAAGATTGATGTTTTACAGAACGCCAGGGCCTGCCTAAGGCTGAGGGCTGCGTGTGAGAAGTTGAAGAAGGTGCTTAGTGCAAATCCAGAGGCACCTTTGAACATTGAGTGCTTAATGGATGAAAAGGACGTTAGGGGCCATATAAAGCGGGATGAGTTTGAGCAACTAAGTCTTCCCATTTTGGAACGTGTGAAAGGACCTTTAGAGAAGGCACTTGCAGAAGCAGGTCTTACAATTGAGGATGTGCATATGGTTGAGGTGGTTGGTTCTGGTTCTCGTGTACCAGCTATAAACAAAATATTGACTGAGTTTTTTAAAAAGGAGCCTAGGAGGACAATGAATGCTAGTGAATGTGTTGCTAGGGGTTGTGCTCTGCAATGTGCAATTCTCAGTCCAACTTTTAAAGTTCGGGAGTTTCAG GTCAATGAAAGCTTTCCTTTCTCAATTTCTCTGTCGTGGAAAGGTTCAGATTCAGATGCACCAGATAGTGGAGCAGATAACAAGCCAAGTACCCTTGTTTTTCCCAAGGGAAATCCCATACCAAGTTTCAAGCAACTGACATTCTTCAGGACGGGAACCTTTTCAATTGATGTACAATATGATGATGTGAGTGGTTTGACTACACCTGCAAAAATCAGCTCATACACT ATTGGCCCTTTCCAATCTACTAAAGGTGAAAAGGCAAAAGTTAAAGTGAAAGTTCGTTTGAATCTGCATGGAATTGTATATGTTGAGTCAGCAACT CTTATCGAGGAGGAAGAAATTGAAGTTCCAGTTGCCAAAGAGTCAGCTGGAGAAAGTACCAAGATGGAAACTGATGATGCTTCTGCACCACCTAGCTCCAATGACAATGATGTTAACATGCAAGATGCTACAACAATCCCTGCTGATACCCCTGGAGCCGAAAATGGCATCCCTGAGGCAGGAGATAAGCCTGTGCAGATGGATACTGATACCAAG GTTGAAGCTCCAAAGAAAAAGGTGAAAAAAACCAATGTTCCTGTGGCAGAGATAGTTTATGGGGCGATGGCATCTGTGGATGTCCAGAAAGCTGTAGAAAAGGAGTTTGAAATGGCTTTGCAAGACCGAGTGATGGAGGAAACAAAAGACAAGAAAAATGCAGTTGAGGCTTATGTTTATGACATGAGAAACAAG CTTAGTGACAAATACCAAGAGTTCGTCACTCCTTCAGATAGGGACAGTTTGATGGCTATACTTCAGGAGGTGGAAGACTGGCTATATGAGGAAGGTGAAGATGAGACCAAAGGGGTATACGTTGCCAAGCTAGAGGAGCTCAAAAAG CGAGGTGATCCAATAGAAGAGCGTTACAAAGAGTACACAGATAGAGGTGCAGTTATTGACCAACTTGTCTATTGTATAAATAGCTACAGAGAAGCTGCAATGTCAAATGATCCCAAGTTCGAGCACATTGACATCAACGAGAAACAGAAG gtCTTAACTGAATGTGTTGAAGCCGAGAACTGGCTTAGGGAGAAGAAGCTCCAACAGGACTCGCTCCCAAAACATGCCAACCCTGTACTCTTGTCAGCTGACATAGGAAAGAGAGCTGAGGCTGTTGATAA GTTCTGTAAGCCTATAATGACGAAACCAAAGCCGGTGAAGCCAGCTACACCAGAACCAGCAACCCCGCCTCCTCAGGGTGGAGAccagcagcagcaacaacagcagCCACCTCAGGGCGATGCTAATGCCAGCCCTAATGAGAATGCAGGGGAAAGCGGCGATCAGGTCCCACCAGCTTCTACTGAGCCAATGGAGACTGAAAAACCAGACAACACTGGCTCTGCCTAA